Proteins co-encoded in one Methanosarcinales archaeon Met12 genomic window:
- a CDS encoding site-2 protease family protein, translating into MERLILDVIVVLLVLSTYWIAIAILDKKGVLERYDIRAHGPILMVGTKRGQKLLDFLARPKRFWRFFANVGGPLMLMTLAFVFAMLLYANYVMLDHVPYSFILPEPKGILLLPDINELIPLVWVLVGLMLATIVHEFGHAILSRVEGIRVKSMGIVLALIPVAFFTKLEDGQISGAERGKRIRILTAGVMANFVVALVSFILFFATLSAISPVGDVMITGVTSESPADLAGIEKGGILTGLNEWNITTIRDVHAFMRSIPPGDIVTVHVMVNGTERAFGVRMDQIGHIEIVRTVEGYPAREAGITAGMYIVQIDDTVINTVDGFLRFMNDTRPGQRVDVHVLDNMTERIFNITLAEPPHEDMDKGWLGVTVVPSIGLGVQLEEYPASDTLQFLKAIPHKLNEPMGWAILITLPFMEFVGLMGFTGFTDFLMQFFQPVEWAFPIGDEIFWMANILFWVAWINFYVGMFNCLPVVPLDGGRVFKEMILSQTSRIIKTEENREKISHAIVTGLALLILSSLILLLMGPYLLRGFI; encoded by the coding sequence GCGATATGATATTCGCGCACATGGTCCCATATTGATGGTCGGCACAAAAAGAGGGCAGAAACTGCTGGACTTCTTAGCGCGCCCAAAACGGTTCTGGAGATTTTTTGCAAACGTGGGAGGTCCGCTGATGCTGATGACGCTGGCCTTCGTCTTTGCAATGCTGCTATACGCAAATTACGTTATGTTGGACCATGTTCCCTACTCCTTTATCCTTCCCGAGCCAAAGGGGATACTCCTGCTGCCAGATATAAACGAGCTTATTCCATTGGTCTGGGTTTTGGTCGGCCTGATGCTCGCGACAATCGTTCATGAATTTGGTCATGCAATTTTGAGCAGAGTGGAGGGGATTCGGGTTAAATCGATGGGAATCGTGCTGGCATTGATTCCCGTAGCGTTTTTTACAAAACTCGAAGATGGACAAATCTCTGGTGCGGAGCGTGGTAAGCGCATTCGCATATTAACCGCTGGCGTCATGGCCAATTTTGTGGTCGCGCTGGTCTCGTTTATCCTCTTTTTTGCCACTCTAAGTGCAATATCACCGGTAGGCGATGTTATGATCACTGGTGTGACGAGTGAATCGCCAGCCGACCTTGCTGGAATCGAGAAGGGAGGGATCCTTACTGGATTAAACGAATGGAATATAACAACCATCCGTGATGTCCATGCCTTTATGCGCTCTATCCCACCCGGAGACATCGTCACAGTACATGTCATGGTCAACGGAACTGAAAGAGCATTCGGCGTGAGAATGGACCAAATAGGGCATATAGAGATCGTGAGGACAGTCGAAGGGTATCCTGCCAGAGAAGCCGGAATTACTGCGGGCATGTACATAGTCCAGATAGATGATACCGTCATCAACACGGTGGACGGATTTCTGAGGTTTATGAACGACACCAGGCCCGGTCAGAGGGTTGACGTCCATGTGCTGGATAACATGACCGAGAGGATATTCAATATAACACTGGCCGAACCACCGCACGAAGACATGGACAAGGGATGGCTTGGCGTTACAGTCGTGCCTTCTATAGGCCTCGGAGTCCAACTTGAAGAATATCCAGCCAGCGACACGCTCCAATTTTTAAAGGCAATTCCCCATAAATTGAACGAACCGATGGGATGGGCAATTCTGATCACGCTGCCATTTATGGAATTTGTTGGATTGATGGGCTTTACAGGATTCACTGATTTTCTCATGCAGTTTTTTCAGCCAGTGGAGTGGGCGTTTCCCATAGGAGATGAAATCTTTTGGATGGCAAATATATTGTTTTGGGTCGCCTGGATAAACTTCTATGTCGGAATGTTCAATTGCCTGCCAGTAGTACCACTGGATGGCGGACGCGTATTTAAGGAGATGATATTATCCCAGACGAGTAGAATTATAAAAACTGAGGAGAACCGGGAGAAAATCTCGCATGCGATAGTCACTGGACTGGCGCTGCTGATACTATCATCGCTGATATTGCTACTCATGGGGCCATACCTATTGCGCGGCTTTATATAG
- the ilvE gene encoding branched-chain-amino-acid transaminase, whose protein sequence is MSNLIYINGDYVPRDEAKISVFDHGFLYGDGIFEGIRAYNGRVFKLDEHINRLYDSAKAICLTIPMSKEEMKSAVLKCIRKNNLKDTYVRLIVSRGVGDLGLDPRKCPKPNVIIITQEWDALYGGLSYENGLTAVTVCVRRNAPDALPPNIKSLNYLNNILAKIEAIEKGGDEAFMFDVHGNLSEGTGNNIFLIKDGCISTPLTLNNLNGITRAAVIELAGKMECPVQEKNCGLVDLYTADEVFVTGTAAEIAPIIKVDGRIIGNGKPGKITRRLMSEFKKLTGEEGTPI, encoded by the coding sequence ATGTCCAATTTAATCTACATAAACGGCGATTACGTTCCAAGAGATGAGGCAAAAATATCGGTTTTTGATCATGGTTTTCTCTATGGTGATGGCATATTTGAAGGAATACGCGCTTATAATGGCAGGGTCTTCAAGTTGGACGAACACATAAATCGCTTATATGATTCTGCCAAGGCGATATGTCTGACGATTCCCATGTCGAAAGAGGAGATGAAATCTGCTGTTTTGAAATGCATCAGGAAGAACAATTTGAAAGATACGTATGTCCGTCTGATAGTATCGCGCGGCGTTGGAGACCTTGGGCTCGACCCGAGAAAATGTCCAAAACCGAATGTGATCATCATAACGCAGGAGTGGGACGCATTATATGGTGGACTATCATATGAAAATGGATTGACCGCGGTGACCGTGTGCGTGCGGCGTAACGCTCCCGACGCCCTGCCGCCCAATATAAAATCATTGAACTATCTCAACAATATTCTCGCAAAGATTGAAGCAATTGAGAAGGGAGGAGATGAAGCCTTTATGTTCGATGTGCATGGCAATCTGTCAGAGGGGACGGGCAATAACATCTTTCTGATAAAGGACGGATGCATATCAACACCTCTCACACTTAATAACCTGAACGGGATTACGCGCGCTGCCGTGATCGAACTGGCAGGTAAGATGGAGTGCCCCGTCCAGGAAAAGAACTGCGGGCTAGTCGACCTGTATACAGCGGATGAGGTCTTCGTGACAGGTACGGCTGCGGAGATTGCCCCTATAATAAAGGTGGACGGAAGGATAATAGGAAATGGCAAGCCAGGCAAGATCACCAGGCGATTAATGTCAGAGTTCAAAAAGTTGACAGGGGAAGAGGGGACGCCTATATAA
- the ribB gene encoding 3,4-dihydroxy-2-butanone-4-phosphate synthase, producing the protein MMIYKTVESIKKGSMALIYDFDDREGETDIVMPAHAMTPKTVATMRRDAGGLICVAIHPVAAQRIGLPFISDVLRCAGENGFKTIKSIIEKPGDILYDARSSFSLWVNHRDTFTGITDIDRALTITEVGKAVHLSMNGGQVDFGREFRTPGHVPLLRAADGLLDERAGQTELSIALAEMANITPAMAICEMLDHETGMALSREDAKRYADVHDLALLDGMEIIQGYKAFNR; encoded by the coding sequence ATGATGATATATAAGACGGTAGAATCCATAAAAAAAGGTAGTATGGCCCTCATATATGATTTCGATGATAGAGAGGGAGAGACGGACATCGTAATGCCTGCCCATGCTATGACGCCAAAAACAGTTGCCACGATGCGAAGAGATGCTGGCGGATTGATATGTGTAGCGATACACCCTGTGGCAGCTCAACGTATTGGGCTGCCGTTTATATCGGATGTGTTGAGGTGTGCAGGTGAAAATGGTTTTAAGACGATAAAATCGATAATCGAGAAACCAGGAGACATCTTGTATGACGCTCGATCCTCCTTTTCGCTCTGGGTCAATCACAGAGATACCTTCACAGGAATCACCGATATCGATAGAGCCCTGACGATAACCGAGGTCGGCAAAGCAGTGCATTTATCGATGAACGGTGGGCAGGTCGATTTTGGCAGGGAGTTTCGCACACCTGGACACGTTCCATTATTGCGCGCAGCAGATGGCTTGCTGGATGAGAGAGCCGGACAGACAGAGTTGTCGATCGCCCTTGCGGAAATGGCAAATATCACGCCTGCTATGGCTATCTGTGAAATGTTGGACCATGAGACCGGTATGGCACTATCCAGAGAGGATGCAAAACGATATGCGGACGTGCACGATTTGGCTCTACTTGATGGCATGGAAATTATACAAGGATACAAGGCTTTTAATCGCTAA
- a CDS encoding winged helix-turn-helix domain-containing protein/riboflavin kinase, whose protein sequence is MVVSINIDVNALKKLALLGAVQGPIQISSSSFAKHISSSAQTASRRLHALERDGLISRTILPANGQRIMMTKKGKNILRDECYDYQKIFAPAENEIKLQGSIITGLGEGQYYVSIEGYKVQFRNKLGFAPYPGTLNIMLTDKSIVLRKKLDESEGIPISGFQSRQRTFGGGKCFRAMIDKIEGAVILPDRSHYPDDVLEMIAPENFRESLHLKDGDMVEVRVFL, encoded by the coding sequence ATGGTGGTTAGTATCAACATCGATGTCAATGCACTTAAAAAATTGGCGTTGCTGGGCGCAGTACAAGGACCTATACAAATATCCTCGTCGAGTTTTGCCAAACATATATCATCGAGCGCCCAGACCGCATCACGGCGACTACATGCTCTTGAACGGGACGGTCTGATTTCCAGGACCATTTTGCCAGCCAATGGGCAGCGGATAATGATGACCAAAAAAGGCAAGAATATTTTGAGAGACGAGTGTTATGATTATCAAAAAATATTCGCGCCCGCCGAGAATGAAATAAAACTGCAGGGGTCCATCATAACCGGTCTTGGCGAGGGGCAATACTATGTCTCAATAGAGGGTTACAAGGTGCAGTTTCGGAATAAATTGGGCTTTGCACCGTATCCAGGCACGTTAAACATCATGCTGACCGACAAGAGCATCGTTCTCAGGAAAAAATTAGATGAAAGCGAGGGAATTCCCATCAGTGGCTTCCAGTCCAGACAGCGAACATTTGGCGGCGGCAAGTGTTTCAGGGCGATGATAGATAAGATAGAAGGCGCTGTAATACTTCCAGACCGATCACACTATCCAGATGATGTGCTTGAGATGATAGCCCCTGAAAATTTTAGGGAGTCGTTGCATTTAAAAGATGGGGACATGGTCGAGGTAAGGGTTTTTCTATGA
- a CDS encoding aquaporin yields the protein MERNVLLTEYVGSLILTTTVISSGILSMAFTGGDVGLSVLIIAFSTGFVVFALVESLGPVSGCHINPVVTLSAVVTRAMDVTTGIKYVIVQIAGGITAAALSHAMFEMPLFAVSDVVRLSYGTALSEIVTTFGLVMVIFCCVRRESRLTPLAIGLYVVSAVYWTSSTSFANPQVTIGRIFTDTLTGIRPTDAVAFIVMQAIGSILATGFYCYIYPKGPEE from the coding sequence ATGGAGAGGAATGTTTTACTAACTGAATACGTGGGCTCACTCATCCTAACCACAACGGTCATATCCTCTGGCATATTGAGTATGGCCTTCACGGGCGGAGACGTTGGCTTGAGCGTTCTTATTATCGCTTTTTCAACTGGATTTGTAGTCTTTGCTCTGGTGGAATCTCTCGGACCTGTTAGTGGGTGCCATATAAATCCCGTCGTAACGTTGTCCGCGGTGGTCACCAGGGCAATGGACGTTACAACGGGCATTAAATATGTAATTGTTCAAATCGCAGGAGGAATAACTGCAGCGGCACTATCTCATGCGATGTTTGAAATGCCATTGTTCGCCGTATCTGATGTTGTTCGCCTGAGTTATGGTACTGCTTTGAGCGAAATTGTCACCACTTTTGGGCTGGTCATGGTGATATTTTGCTGTGTGAGAAGAGAATCTAGATTAACACCATTGGCCATCGGCCTGTACGTAGTTTCGGCCGTGTACTGGACGTCCAGCACGAGTTTTGCGAACCCACAAGTTACGATCGGAAGAATATTCACAGATACGCTTACGGGCATACGTCCTACTGATGCCGTTGCGTTCATAGTAATGCAAGCCATCGGCTCAATTCTTGCTACGGGATTTTACTGTTACATCTATCCAAAAGGGCCGGAAGAATGA
- a CDS encoding metallophosphoesterase family protein, with protein sequence MIVLLLSDIHANLDSVEAIEEDYDQLLVLGDVVDYGPNPAECLAFVRENAHRTVRGNHDHAVAFGVDCGCSYKYKQLSIATRDFTLNVLEEGDLKFLREMPLIHEFKLSGYNFYMVHASPTDNLFKYITPKTPDEEIENEIRTIDSDFILLGHSHIPMIKNVNGRTLVNPGSTGQPRDGVAKASYAILDLDEGDVRIKRVSYDVSKTIEKTKNLDLDKNTVDELATILMRGGDKNGEECFTN encoded by the coding sequence ATGATAGTTCTATTACTCTCAGACATACATGCAAATCTCGATAGCGTAGAGGCTATTGAAGAAGACTATGACCAACTGCTGGTTTTGGGCGATGTGGTCGATTATGGGCCAAATCCAGCGGAGTGTTTAGCGTTTGTAAGGGAGAATGCGCATAGAACTGTTAGGGGCAACCATGACCACGCTGTTGCGTTTGGAGTAGACTGTGGTTGCTCATACAAGTACAAACAACTATCCATCGCGACGAGAGATTTCACTTTGAACGTCCTTGAAGAGGGCGACCTAAAGTTTTTGAGAGAAATGCCATTAATCCATGAATTTAAATTGAGCGGTTATAATTTTTACATGGTGCACGCCTCCCCCACTGACAATTTGTTCAAGTACATCACACCTAAAACACCAGATGAAGAGATAGAAAACGAAATACGAACGATAGACTCTGACTTTATCCTTTTGGGCCACTCGCATATTCCAATGATCAAAAATGTGAATGGTCGAACATTGGTAAATCCTGGAAGCACGGGCCAGCCGAGGGACGGGGTGGCAAAGGCGTCGTATGCAATCTTAGATTTGGATGAGGGAGACGTGCGAATAAAAAGGGTGAGTTATGACGTCAGTAAAACAATAGAGAAGACGAAAAACCTCGATTTGGATAAAAACACCGTGGATGAGCTTGCCACGATTTTGATGAGGGGTGGGGACAAAAATGGAGAGGAATGTTTTACTAACTGA
- a CDS encoding metalloregulator ArsR/SmtB family transcription factor: protein MKEDIFFKCLGEENRLQILKVVGNDEKCVNEIVESLKKEQSLVSHHLRILKDCGLVQSRQAGKKIMYKVSDPRIMELIKRSKTLAEQLEGECKC, encoded by the coding sequence ATGAAAGAAGATATATTCTTCAAGTGCCTTGGCGAGGAAAATAGGCTCCAGATACTCAAAGTGGTTGGAAACGACGAAAAATGCGTCAACGAAATCGTGGAGTCGCTGAAAAAAGAACAATCTCTCGTCTCACACCATCTAAGGATATTGAAAGACTGTGGGTTGGTGCAAAGCAGACAAGCGGGTAAAAAAATAATGTACAAAGTCTCCGATCCAAGAATCATGGAGCTCATAAAAAGGTCGAAGACACTTGCCGAACAACTCGAAGGCGAATGCAAATGCTAA
- a CDS encoding glycosyltransferase family 2 protein — MKLLLLLPTLNEEDAIRALANEMPGEFEVLVVDGGSTDFTKEVALQHGWRFITQRYGNGKGCGIQTGMEEFLKRGHDHLGIIDADYTNDPGEVIQMLKFLKDNDLDVVLGNRNIVKQREYLGWFSVFINTLTSGIVSRMYGQKLSDIQTSYWVFNKKAVETIAPNIVANGFDIEYDLTYNAWKSGLKIGEVPVNFRRRIGYSKFHTSHRFRQIAHGLKYVYWSLVHLCRK; from the coding sequence ATGAAATTACTTTTATTACTGCCCACCCTAAACGAAGAAGATGCCATAAGGGCATTGGCAAATGAGATGCCTGGAGAGTTTGAAGTCCTGGTGGTAGACGGGGGCTCCACAGATTTCACGAAAGAGGTTGCCCTGCAACATGGATGGCGGTTCATCACACAGAGATATGGCAATGGCAAGGGATGCGGCATTCAAACCGGCATGGAAGAGTTTTTGAAGAGGGGGCATGACCATTTAGGGATAATCGACGCTGACTACACTAATGACCCTGGAGAGGTTATACAGATGTTAAAATTTCTTAAGGACAATGACCTTGACGTGGTGCTGGGCAACAGGAACATAGTCAAACAGAGAGAATACCTTGGATGGTTTTCGGTGTTCATAAACACCCTCACCTCTGGCATCGTTTCGCGCATGTACGGGCAGAAATTATCGGATATCCAGACCAGTTACTGGGTATTTAACAAAAAAGCAGTAGAAACGATAGCGCCAAATATAGTTGCCAACGGCTTTGATATCGAATATGATCTGACATATAATGCCTGGAAATCAGGTCTGAAAATAGGAGAGGTTCCAGTGAATTTTAGAAGAAGAATCGGATATTCCAAATTTCATACCTCTCACAGATTCAGGCAGATAGCCCATGGCTTGAAATATGTCTATTGGAGTTTAGTGCATTTATGCAGAAAGTGA
- the sepS gene encoding O-phosphoserine--tRNA ligase encodes MKFEPNDIKERTNKDFDKTWLETAGLVDGQERRFTMPKRRGQRHLLTVYSDKARNILLDMGFDEIVLKPIWDEQHVRLQYGPEAPAILDRLYYLATLPRPDIGLSDEKKKMIKDHIKGFDKFEELRTLLKEYKRERIESGEDFTEALVTRLGVDTIDTHYLLDEVFSELKNIRALPTTLTLTSHLTTAWFPTLQAIQHKKELPVMLFTFGWRYRREQREDATHLRAHYNLSMVVMDENLTIADGRYLTEEFFKRMGYGEIEFRAKPNAPTYYAPGTNYEVFAKHSEKGRIEVSEIGMYSPVALANYGIEYPVFNSGPGLGRMIMISENISDIREVHFPELYKELSLSDEQIARMMSIDKVPVTPVGMDIAEAIVRTCERYGNAPSPCKFDAWKGKLNGEQVTVSVVEREENTRLCGPAYLNEILVYNGNVIGVLPTKKFKEIRDKGINTGIRFIDGFTALAAHEIERGRKEIRIRIAEALSDVNVRIDPTAVRYIQSNNKKIDIRGPVFTTVRVEG; translated from the coding sequence ATGAAATTCGAGCCGAATGATATCAAGGAAAGGACCAATAAGGACTTTGATAAGACGTGGTTAGAGACTGCTGGGCTTGTCGATGGGCAGGAGAGAAGATTTACCATGCCGAAGAGGAGGGGGCAAAGGCATTTACTCACAGTATATTCTGATAAAGCACGCAATATACTTCTGGACATGGGCTTTGACGAAATCGTCTTGAAGCCAATCTGGGATGAACAACATGTCCGGCTTCAGTATGGACCTGAAGCACCAGCAATCCTTGACCGCCTTTATTATCTCGCCACCCTCCCAAGACCTGATATCGGCCTATCTGACGAAAAGAAGAAAATGATCAAAGACCATATAAAGGGTTTTGATAAGTTTGAGGAGCTCAGAACCCTTTTAAAGGAGTATAAAAGAGAGCGAATCGAATCAGGCGAAGATTTTACCGAAGCACTGGTCACGCGATTGGGGGTGGACACCATCGATACGCACTACTTGCTTGACGAAGTCTTCTCCGAATTAAAAAACATCAGAGCACTGCCTACCACGCTGACGTTGACGTCCCATCTCACGACGGCATGGTTCCCCACGCTCCAGGCAATTCAGCATAAAAAAGAGTTGCCCGTAATGCTGTTCACTTTTGGATGGAGATATAGGCGAGAACAAAGAGAGGATGCGACACACCTAAGGGCGCACTATAACCTCAGCATGGTAGTAATGGACGAAAACCTCACGATAGCAGATGGCAGGTACCTCACCGAAGAATTCTTCAAAAGGATGGGATATGGCGAGATAGAATTCCGGGCAAAACCAAACGCTCCGACTTACTATGCCCCAGGGACCAATTACGAGGTCTTTGCGAAGCATTCAGAAAAGGGCCGGATTGAGGTCAGCGAGATTGGCATGTACTCGCCTGTTGCCCTTGCAAACTACGGCATCGAATATCCTGTGTTCAATTCTGGCCCGGGGTTGGGTAGAATGATCATGATTTCAGAGAATATTTCCGATATCAGAGAGGTACATTTTCCAGAACTGTATAAAGAACTAAGCCTGAGTGATGAACAGATCGCCAGGATGATGTCCATCGATAAAGTGCCGGTCACACCTGTCGGAATGGACATTGCGGAAGCAATAGTCAGGACGTGTGAACGATATGGCAATGCACCATCCCCCTGTAAGTTCGATGCGTGGAAGGGGAAATTAAATGGCGAACAGGTTACCGTATCAGTAGTTGAACGAGAAGAAAACACAAGGCTTTGTGGACCGGCATATCTCAACGAAATATTAGTGTATAATGGAAATGTCATCGGCGTCCTGCCGACGAAAAAATTCAAAGAGATTCGTGATAAGGGCATCAACACAGGCATCCGATTCATCGATGGATTCACAGCATTGGCGGCGCATGAGATCGAAAGAGGGCGCAAAGAAATCCGAATCAGAATTGCAGAGGCATTGAGCGATGTGAACGTGAGGATAGACCCTACTGCAGTCAGATATATCCAGAGCAATAACAAGAAGATAGATATAAGGGGCCCTGTTTTCACGACGGTGCGTGTAGAAGGATGA